The Desulfuromonas thiophila genome contains a region encoding:
- a CDS encoding DUF4391 domain-containing protein: MTAVLFDYPKNAAFGRVLPKNKIYEHGSPSAAVRQMFVRQVEQIVWQHKLAPETVNLKASKAVPEIQIFSITLKGDELKPEVLRCIDLAIPFPIIFELRFDGKVQPIAAFKRPSEADASKWVISEYFDGDWTATDTPRKPLPMVFDLEALYGHLLMPLMPYPARPGEDLQTRVGRMERIRLKQRELERCEARLRKEKQFNRKVAINAELRDLKQELKNLTRPLSGTAVAP, translated from the coding sequence ATGACAGCCGTGCTCTTCGACTATCCCAAAAACGCCGCCTTCGGACGCGTGCTGCCCAAGAACAAAATCTACGAACACGGAAGCCCCAGCGCTGCAGTCAGACAGATGTTTGTCCGGCAGGTGGAACAGATCGTCTGGCAGCACAAGCTTGCCCCGGAGACAGTCAACCTGAAGGCATCAAAGGCCGTGCCTGAAATCCAGATCTTCAGTATCACGCTCAAGGGGGACGAACTCAAACCCGAGGTGCTGCGCTGCATTGACCTGGCCATTCCCTTCCCGATCATTTTTGAGCTTCGGTTCGACGGAAAAGTACAACCCATTGCTGCCTTTAAGCGGCCAAGTGAAGCGGATGCCAGCAAGTGGGTCATCAGCGAATATTTCGATGGCGATTGGACAGCCACCGATACGCCACGCAAGCCCCTGCCGATGGTTTTCGACCTCGAGGCGCTTTACGGCCATTTGCTGATGCCCCTGATGCCGTACCCGGCACGGCCGGGCGAAGACCTGCAAACGCGGGTGGGACGGATGGAGCGTATTCGCCTCAAGCAGCGGGAGCTGGAGCGTTGCGAGGCCCGGCTCCGCAAAGAAAAGCAATTTAACCGCAAGGTCGCGATCAACGCCGAGCTTCGTGATCTGAAACAAGAACTTAAAAATCTGACCCGCCCGTTAAGCGGGACGGCAGTCGCACCCTAA
- a CDS encoding DUF4276 family protein, producing the protein MSNFIEVIAIVEGKTEEIFINSLLQPYLAQKMVFMTPTQVSKPGQKGGDVKFERVKKDLEIHLKQRADTYVTTLVDFYGVREWPGIDLVPANASPAQIAEIVNGATQAAVVELFAAQRADRRFIPHMAIHEFEALLFSDSASLATELDIAEEKVTAVLNECGEPEAINNSPVTAPSKRLDGWSRNGEFPKTTTGIAVARSIGIQRMREQCPLFDAWLQRFEAIVGGQA; encoded by the coding sequence ATGAGTAACTTTATCGAGGTGATCGCCATTGTTGAGGGAAAAACCGAAGAGATTTTTATCAATTCATTGTTGCAGCCCTATCTTGCTCAAAAGATGGTTTTCATGACCCCGACTCAGGTCAGCAAGCCTGGACAAAAAGGCGGTGACGTGAAGTTTGAGCGGGTCAAGAAAGACCTTGAAATTCACCTCAAACAGCGCGCTGATACCTATGTGACGACACTGGTGGATTTTTATGGGGTACGCGAGTGGCCGGGCATAGATTTGGTTCCCGCGAATGCGTCCCCCGCACAGATTGCGGAGATCGTCAACGGCGCTACCCAGGCTGCGGTGGTTGAACTATTCGCTGCGCAACGGGCGGACCGAAGATTCATACCCCACATGGCCATCCACGAATTTGAAGCACTGCTCTTCAGTGACAGCGCAAGCCTCGCAACTGAGCTGGATATAGCAGAAGAAAAGGTCACGGCGGTCCTGAACGAGTGCGGTGAGCCCGAGGCCATTAACAACAGCCCGGTGACAGCCCCATCCAAGCGGCTCGACGGATGGTCGCGCAATGGCGAGTTTCCCAAAACAACAACGGGAATTGCCGTGGCACGCAGTATCGGCATACAGAGAATGCGGGAGCAATGTCCTCTTTTCGATGCTTGGCTGCAACGTTTTGAAGCAATTGTCGGGGGGCAGGCATGA
- a CDS encoding type III restriction-modification system endonuclease, with amino-acid sequence MKLKFKVQPYQTKAVESVVDCFAGQVNTSGIAYRIDPGANKKLIAKGPTLPGMDIEQTGFKNTDLQLTDAQLLTNIHAVQRRQNLPLSDKLVSSAGCKVNLDVEMETGTGKTYCYVKTFFEMNKQYGWTKFIVVVPSIAIREGVLKSLEITAEHFTESYGKKARFFAYNSKQLHHLECFSSDAGINVMVINIQAFNAAVDAEGKATEGKKASIEARKIFRELDDFQSRKPIDVISANRPILILDEPQKMEGEKTLEALAKFKPLMILRYSATHRTTHNKIHRLDALDAYNQKLVKKIAVRGIAVKGLAGTNAYLYLESIEISKKAPVARIEMEVRQGGGIKRIVKRLERGKDLFVESNELDQYRGFVIAQIDANKDTVEFTNGHVLSAGDATGDITEMAIRRIQIREAIRAHLEKEQVLFAQGIKVLSLFFIDEVVKYRDYSQADEHGEYARIFEEEYERLKAEYLSLLPLDGGVYQEYLKGIQVGRTHNGYFSIDKKTKKLTDPSFKTRGEEAGLSDDVDAYDLILKDKERLLSFAEPVRFIFSHSALREGWDNPNVFVMCMLKHSDNTISRRQEVGRGLRISVNQLGDRMDNPATVHDVNILTVVASESYKDFVGNLQREISDSLSARPRKADEAYFTGKVITTETGTVEITPVMAKQIYKYLLKNDYTDDTDQVAEAYHAAKANGTLAALPPELAPHADQIFGLIDSVFSESQLPDVGDDRKPKTNPLNANFEKKEFKALWSRINQKAVYRVEFDSSELIQNSIRALDKELRVTPLQYTIQSGVQGDQITDGQLRSGDGFTLTNTSVETHNASIHSMVTYDLLGKIAENTQLTRKTVAEILSGVQTAVFKQFKQNPEHFIAESSRLINEQKATIIIERLSYDNIAETHDIDIFTTGQSKQDFTKASEKLKNHIYDYVITDSKVEREFVKELDTSTEVVVYAKLPRGFLIPTPVGDYNPDWAISFKEGSVKHIYFVAETKGSMSSMELRAIEQTKIECARKFFAEVNRKIDPEHVKYDVVTSYGKLMEIVGRAGDTVSPPVAF; translated from the coding sequence ATGAAGCTTAAATTCAAAGTCCAGCCCTATCAGACCAAAGCGGTGGAATCCGTGGTTGATTGTTTTGCCGGGCAGGTGAATACCTCGGGCATTGCTTACCGAATCGACCCGGGCGCGAACAAAAAGCTCATTGCGAAGGGACCGACTTTGCCGGGCATGGATATTGAGCAGACCGGCTTCAAGAACACCGATCTCCAGCTGACCGATGCCCAGCTGCTGACCAATATCCATGCCGTACAGCGGCGGCAGAATCTGCCCCTGTCGGATAAGCTGGTGTCCAGCGCCGGATGCAAGGTCAACCTTGACGTGGAGATGGAAACCGGGACCGGAAAGACCTACTGCTACGTCAAAACCTTCTTCGAGATGAACAAGCAGTATGGCTGGACAAAGTTCATTGTGGTGGTGCCCAGCATTGCCATCCGTGAGGGTGTGCTCAAATCACTGGAAATTACCGCCGAGCATTTCACCGAGAGCTACGGCAAAAAGGCCCGCTTCTTTGCCTACAATTCAAAACAGCTACACCATCTGGAATGCTTCTCCTCTGATGCGGGCATCAACGTCATGGTCATCAATATCCAGGCGTTCAATGCAGCTGTTGATGCTGAAGGGAAGGCGACAGAAGGCAAGAAAGCTTCTATTGAAGCGCGGAAGATCTTTCGTGAACTGGACGACTTCCAGTCCCGCAAGCCTATCGATGTGATCTCCGCGAACCGCCCCATCCTTATCCTGGATGAACCGCAGAAGATGGAGGGCGAAAAGACACTGGAGGCTCTGGCCAAGTTCAAGCCGCTGATGATCCTGCGCTACTCGGCCACCCACCGGACCACGCACAACAAGATCCACCGCCTCGACGCCCTGGATGCCTACAACCAAAAGTTGGTGAAAAAAATTGCGGTGCGCGGGATCGCCGTCAAGGGCCTGGCAGGCACCAACGCCTATCTCTACCTGGAATCCATCGAAATTTCCAAGAAGGCACCAGTTGCCCGAATCGAAATGGAAGTGCGCCAGGGTGGTGGCATCAAGCGGATCGTCAAACGCCTGGAGCGAGGCAAGGATCTGTTCGTTGAATCAAACGAGCTGGACCAATATCGCGGCTTTGTCATCGCCCAGATCGACGCCAACAAGGACACGGTGGAGTTCACCAACGGCCATGTTCTGAGTGCGGGTGATGCAACCGGCGACATCACGGAAATGGCTATCCGGCGGATTCAGATCCGGGAGGCGATCAGGGCTCACCTTGAGAAGGAGCAGGTTCTTTTTGCCCAGGGCATCAAGGTGCTGTCCCTTTTCTTCATCGACGAGGTGGTCAAATACCGGGACTACAGCCAGGCCGATGAACATGGAGAGTACGCCAGGATTTTTGAAGAAGAGTACGAGCGGCTCAAAGCCGAATATTTAAGCCTTCTTCCCTTGGATGGTGGAGTCTATCAGGAATATCTGAAGGGCATTCAGGTTGGCCGCACCCACAACGGTTACTTCTCCATCGACAAGAAAACCAAGAAGCTTACCGATCCGAGCTTCAAGACGCGTGGAGAGGAAGCCGGGCTTTCCGACGATGTCGATGCCTATGATCTCATCCTGAAGGACAAGGAACGGCTGCTCTCCTTCGCGGAACCGGTCCGATTCATTTTCTCTCACTCCGCCCTGCGGGAAGGCTGGGATAACCCCAATGTCTTCGTCATGTGTATGCTCAAACACAGCGACAACACGATCTCGCGCCGTCAGGAAGTTGGCCGGGGGTTGCGGATCAGCGTCAACCAGCTCGGGGATCGTATGGATAACCCAGCAACGGTCCATGACGTGAATATCCTGACCGTAGTCGCAAGCGAGAGTTACAAGGACTTCGTCGGGAATCTTCAGCGTGAGATCAGCGACTCCCTCTCTGCACGCCCCCGCAAGGCGGACGAAGCCTACTTCACCGGGAAGGTCATCACCACGGAAACCGGTACGGTGGAAATTACCCCGGTCATGGCCAAGCAGATATACAAGTATCTGCTCAAGAACGACTATACCGATGACACGGATCAGGTTGCCGAAGCCTACCACGCGGCAAAAGCCAACGGGACTCTGGCGGCGCTTCCGCCCGAGCTTGCCCCTCATGCGGACCAGATTTTTGGCTTGATCGACAGCGTCTTCAGCGAGTCCCAGCTGCCCGACGTGGGTGATGATCGCAAGCCGAAGACCAATCCGCTGAATGCCAACTTCGAGAAAAAAGAGTTCAAGGCGCTCTGGAGTCGGATCAATCAGAAGGCGGTCTACCGTGTCGAGTTCGATTCCAGTGAACTCATTCAAAACAGCATCCGGGCTCTGGACAAAGAGCTGCGGGTGACGCCGCTGCAGTACACCATCCAAAGCGGTGTCCAGGGCGATCAGATCACCGATGGCCAACTCAGAAGCGGTGACGGATTCACGCTGACCAATACATCAGTCGAAACCCATAATGCCTCAATCCATTCCATGGTCACCTATGACCTGCTCGGGAAAATCGCCGAAAACACCCAACTGACAAGAAAGACCGTCGCCGAGATTTTAAGTGGCGTTCAGACGGCGGTTTTCAAACAATTCAAACAGAACCCGGAGCATTTCATTGCCGAAAGCTCACGGCTTATCAATGAGCAGAAGGCCACTATCATCATCGAGCGACTGAGCTACGACAACATCGCCGAGACCCACGATATCGATATTTTCACCACAGGCCAAAGCAAGCAGGACTTCACCAAGGCCAGCGAGAAGCTGAAGAACCACATCTATGACTACGTGATTACCGACTCCAAGGTTGAGCGGGAGTTTGTGAAAGAGCTGGACACCAGCACCGAGGTGGTCGTTTATGCAAAGCTCCCCCGAGGTTTCCTGATTCCTACTCCCGTCGGCGACTACAACCCGGACTGGGCCATTTCCTTTAAGGAAGGCTCGGTCAAGCACATCTATTTCGTCGCCGAGACCAAGGGCTCCATGTCCAGCATGGAGCTTCGGGCAATCGAACAAACCAAAATCGAATGCGCCCGCAAGTTCTTCGCGGAGGTCAACCGCAAGATTGATCCCGAACACGTGAAATACGACGTGGTGACCAGCTACGGGAAGCTGATGGAGATTGTTGGTAGGGCAGGAGATACTGTAAGCCCGCCTGTCGCTTTTTAG
- a CDS encoding AAA family ATPase, whose protein sequence is MGTSLDKLTIKGFKSIRALVDFELTNLNVVVGGNGAGKSNLISFFRMLRALIDGNLNRYVRDNGGAGDILFNGRKVTEKMEFETRFGVRGFRFKLVPTPSNACAIEDEARYCQGGTTGWWVLGDSDDGTSRMVKEVKEKKGDAKYSQPVFDAISSWQIYHFHDTSSTAAMRNYEIVQDNKVLRTDAANIGPFLYKLKQKHPKEYKDILNAIRLVTPFFDNFILEPRESGAKNEVNISWMQKGSDYPLQPYHLSDGSIRFICLVTALLQPNPPSTIIVDEPELGLHPAAIVILAELIQVASKRTQVIVATQSPALIDQFGIDDIIVVNREDGASTFKRLDKNDYSEWLKSYSVGELWMKNVISGGPVYE, encoded by the coding sequence ATGGGAACTTCTCTGGATAAATTAACGATAAAGGGTTTCAAGTCGATCCGTGCGCTGGTCGATTTTGAATTGACGAATCTGAATGTGGTGGTGGGTGGCAACGGTGCGGGAAAAAGTAACCTCATTTCTTTTTTCAGGATGCTGCGGGCGCTCATCGACGGCAATTTGAACCGTTATGTACGGGATAACGGCGGCGCGGGCGATATTCTCTTTAACGGCCGCAAGGTAACGGAAAAAATGGAGTTTGAAACGAGGTTCGGCGTTCGCGGATTTCGTTTCAAGCTGGTGCCTACACCGAGCAATGCCTGTGCCATTGAAGACGAGGCGCGGTATTGCCAAGGCGGGACCACGGGGTGGTGGGTGCTGGGGGATAGCGATGACGGCACGTCGCGCATGGTCAAAGAGGTAAAGGAAAAAAAGGGGGATGCCAAATATAGCCAACCTGTTTTCGATGCCATATCCTCGTGGCAGATCTATCACTTTCACGACACCAGTTCCACTGCGGCAATGCGGAACTATGAGATTGTCCAGGACAACAAGGTGTTGCGCACCGATGCCGCAAACATCGGTCCATTCCTCTATAAGCTGAAGCAAAAGCATCCGAAGGAATACAAAGATATTCTGAATGCTATTCGCTTGGTCACACCATTCTTTGATAACTTCATTCTTGAGCCACGCGAAAGCGGCGCCAAAAACGAGGTCAATATCAGCTGGATGCAAAAGGGGTCGGATTATCCGCTTCAGCCTTATCATCTTTCCGATGGTTCCATTCGGTTTATTTGCCTTGTCACGGCGCTGCTGCAACCAAATCCACCTTCCACCATTATTGTTGATGAACCTGAATTGGGGCTTCATCCTGCCGCTATCGTCATTCTGGCGGAACTCATTCAGGTCGCCTCCAAACGGACACAGGTTATCGTGGCAACCCAGTCACCGGCTTTAATCGATCAGTTCGGCATTGACGATATTATTGTTGTCAACCGTGAAGACGGCGCATCTACATTCAAGCGACTTGACAAAAATGATTATTCTGAATGGCTCAAAAGTTACTCGGTGGGTGAACTCTGGATGAAGAACGTGATCTCCGGAGGGCCGGTTTATGAGTAA
- a CDS encoding site-specific integrase — MNKPSIPSPWPEAAQKLAHSAQSVAFTQNQQLALQVVSDILPILLSGQSGIQLTAEQLGPLCIKLGNCNATDKKERFNFLARGIEWGNRHLGWDVPLSPLFYGVKRQRNLLQPKLFQCRHLAEDLAAAFLNELQHVPCSRSEAIGHIFFSAILFGGLINPRWHQPFISALNQNDIFQEGSWLWVEMTSLAKKHTATRQGRWVADPLTHLLIYRFLDLALPTGTENPKKKSPWQLLEAICKKLPLPVEKKPRSLSELLRWAMAREVLRSSSSMLSYAKGDLESFSLPIGPWLRILTGKAIPIRLPQSQHDAGVKIQHKTLLPFENTTTAAQIKLLKKAQRLLSIDRDGKEITVAMGRKRLKTFFDEYHQQLAPTMQLLTAWGCQMLSPKISRLERRTAHPIKVSSLLRYWSEIGHKLVRAFGVENPLLLDPQDLEWVYEAIAQELGSDPYAVHRLAQFHGFLEAFYQAPEMEWAEIVEGQIASCSGVDANLVSPATYDALLNSLGWSKPEPSRWQTLHLLATILSYRCGLRPVEVRALRIIDIQGVSEWEVLVRNSSFKTTKTSAGIRRLPLSLLLNQQEMSFLLHYLDQRKQETALFGEELFLANPARKKGMLSDGELFGVIREHLRLITQDESVRSYHLRHSFLTWSHVGYFLYPDSPAKDVAALQHQEFDDLRLRALHEQLLQQPDTGRSQAYLLALLAGHSSPTTTFKSYIHFLDWLNGYERRQVSYSYPFSAKTIMAISGLSQPRVYAVLQQSLSQKTHPLLPILLNRASIYATRLRHPLMGKARVPCKIQWREKSSPIKCWAEIVGHGNEHLPENLKKSLDALTRPDWELAVQVYESIRQLDGRRIKSAKKIIQLALNCRSARWSDSCYGSLTDLAELVELILECGIPKRRILLVHHARRGQEQSDRRKYLVKWATAAKLPVSQLTSGEESNLKSTDKKGSVTIKILNDNYDEGEAKKKRGKKGSSGFYFALRLLHQQFSMN; from the coding sequence ATGAACAAGCCGTCGATTCCCTCGCCTTGGCCAGAAGCGGCACAAAAGCTGGCCCATTCGGCACAGTCAGTCGCATTCACTCAAAACCAGCAACTCGCACTGCAGGTCGTAAGTGATATTCTGCCGATCCTTCTATCGGGGCAGTCCGGGATACAACTTACAGCAGAACAACTCGGGCCACTGTGCATCAAATTGGGAAATTGCAATGCTACAGACAAAAAAGAGCGATTCAACTTCCTCGCCCGCGGCATTGAATGGGGCAATCGCCATCTGGGATGGGACGTCCCTCTATCTCCCTTATTCTATGGTGTTAAGCGCCAGCGTAACCTCCTTCAGCCAAAACTGTTTCAATGTCGTCATTTGGCCGAAGATTTAGCGGCAGCATTTTTAAATGAACTTCAGCATGTGCCTTGCTCACGTTCAGAGGCCATAGGCCATATCTTCTTTTCAGCAATTCTGTTCGGGGGACTAATCAACCCTCGCTGGCATCAACCCTTCATTTCAGCTCTCAATCAGAACGATATATTTCAGGAAGGCAGCTGGCTCTGGGTCGAGATGACCTCCCTGGCCAAAAAACACACCGCCACGCGACAGGGCCGATGGGTGGCAGATCCTTTGACTCATTTGCTGATTTACCGTTTTTTGGATCTGGCATTGCCTACCGGCACAGAAAATCCGAAAAAAAAGTCCCCCTGGCAACTGCTTGAGGCAATCTGCAAAAAGCTACCACTTCCCGTGGAGAAAAAACCCCGTTCCTTGTCTGAACTGCTGCGCTGGGCCATGGCTCGTGAGGTTTTACGTTCAAGTTCTTCAATGCTCAGCTACGCTAAAGGCGATCTGGAGTCGTTCTCTTTGCCGATTGGCCCTTGGCTGAGGATCCTGACAGGCAAGGCGATCCCGATTCGGCTGCCTCAGAGTCAACACGATGCGGGAGTGAAAATTCAGCACAAAACCCTTTTACCGTTCGAAAACACGACTACCGCTGCTCAGATCAAGCTGCTTAAGAAGGCTCAGCGACTTCTCAGCATTGATCGAGACGGCAAGGAAATCACCGTTGCTATGGGGCGAAAACGCCTCAAAACCTTTTTCGATGAGTACCATCAGCAACTTGCCCCGACAATGCAGCTACTAACGGCTTGGGGATGCCAGATGCTCTCGCCGAAAATTTCTCGACTGGAAAGACGCACTGCCCACCCGATCAAAGTGAGCAGCCTGCTGCGCTACTGGAGTGAAATCGGCCACAAACTGGTGCGTGCCTTTGGAGTGGAAAACCCCCTTCTGCTCGACCCGCAGGATCTAGAATGGGTCTATGAAGCCATTGCACAGGAGTTGGGCAGCGATCCCTATGCTGTTCATCGCCTGGCTCAGTTCCATGGTTTTTTAGAGGCCTTTTACCAAGCGCCTGAAATGGAATGGGCGGAAATTGTAGAGGGGCAGATAGCCTCCTGCTCCGGGGTAGACGCCAACCTGGTGAGTCCGGCGACCTACGATGCCCTGCTCAACTCGCTTGGCTGGAGCAAGCCGGAACCTTCCCGGTGGCAAACGCTGCACCTGCTGGCCACCATCCTGTCGTATCGCTGCGGACTCAGACCCGTTGAAGTCCGGGCGTTGCGCATTATAGACATTCAGGGCGTTAGTGAATGGGAAGTTCTGGTGCGCAACAGCAGTTTCAAGACCACAAAAACCAGTGCAGGTATTCGCCGTCTTCCGCTATCCCTGCTGCTGAATCAACAGGAAATGTCCTTCCTGCTGCATTACCTTGATCAACGAAAGCAGGAAACGGCACTCTTTGGCGAAGAACTGTTCCTGGCCAATCCGGCACGAAAAAAAGGAATGCTTAGCGATGGTGAACTTTTTGGTGTTATTCGCGAACACCTAAGACTCATCACCCAGGATGAGAGCGTGCGTTCATATCACCTGAGACACTCCTTTTTAACCTGGAGCCATGTGGGGTACTTTTTGTACCCGGACAGTCCGGCTAAAGATGTTGCGGCCTTGCAACATCAGGAATTTGATGACCTGCGACTGCGAGCCCTGCATGAGCAACTGCTACAGCAACCGGATACGGGACGTTCACAGGCTTATCTGCTCGCACTTTTGGCGGGGCACAGCAGCCCGACAACGACATTTAAAAGTTACATACATTTTCTTGATTGGTTGAACGGGTATGAAAGACGCCAGGTATCTTACTCTTACCCCTTTAGTGCCAAAACCATTATGGCCATCTCAGGATTGTCGCAGCCGCGCGTCTATGCTGTACTGCAACAGTCGCTAAGTCAAAAAACGCATCCCCTGTTGCCGATTCTACTGAATCGGGCGTCAATCTATGCCACTCGCCTGCGTCACCCATTGATGGGTAAAGCACGCGTTCCCTGCAAGATCCAATGGCGAGAAAAGTCTTCCCCGATAAAATGCTGGGCCGAGATCGTCGGCCATGGTAACGAGCACCTGCCAGAAAATCTTAAGAAATCGTTAGATGCCCTCACCCGCCCTGATTGGGAGCTGGCGGTACAGGTGTACGAAAGCATCCGACAACTAGATGGCCGCAGAATAAAATCTGCTAAAAAAATTATCCAACTCGCCCTGAATTGCCGATCAGCTCGATGGTCTGATAGCTGTTACGGCTCTCTGACGGATTTGGCGGAGCTTGTCGAGTTGATTCTTGAATGTGGTATTCCTAAGAGGAGAATCTTGTTAGTGCATCACGCACGCAGAGGGCAAGAGCAATCTGATCGACGCAAATACTTAGTTAAATGGGCCACCGCTGCAAAGTTGCCCGTTTCTCAGCTCACTAGCGGCGAAGAGTCTAACCTGAAAAGTACAGACAAAAAGGGCTCGGTCACTATCAAGATTTTAAATGACAATTATGACGAGGGCGAAGCTAAAAAGAAAAGAGGGAAAAAAGGATCCTCCGGATTTTACTTCGCTCTTAGACTTTTACATCAACAGTTTAGTATGAATTAA
- a CDS encoding site-specific DNA-methyltransferase gives MMEKMKMHSPNLTQENIARIRELFPGCVAEAQSEDGKPKLAVDFDQLRQELSESIVEGPQERYHLNWPGKREALLTANAPIARTLRPCQEESVDFDVTKNLFIEGDNLEALKLLQETYLGKVKMIYIDPPYNTGNDFIYEDDFSENSDEFLKRSNQKDEEGNRLIANTEANGRFHSDWLSMMYPRLKLARNLLSDDGVIFISIDDHEVHSLMRVCSEIFGEENFIAQLAVQLNPRGRHLDKFVAKTHESILIFVKDAMNENAIYGIEKEGRMVDEYNREDERGKYRLLGLRNRNQSFNPTTRPKLYYPLFVNPNDGSVSLIRDDTFTDEVWPDAPDGTKTCWTWGKEKVTNESILLTAEKTADEWRIYRKDYLVGADGELAKTLVKSVWMTKEITNDQGRKVIKDLFGSAVMDFPKSTELLKTLIQIGTNGKDLVLDFFAGSATTAHAVINQNAEDGGHRKFIMVQLPEPCDEKSSAYKAGFQSIAELSKERIRRAGKKSIEGEYHEGWNKDIGFRVLKVDSSNMADVYYRPDAIEQGQLKIFTDNIKSDRKPEDLLFQVLLDWGVDLSLPIRKETVQGKTVFFVNEPPYDLVACFDTGVSEDLVKELARFEPLRVVFRDTGFVSDAVKINVEQIFKQMSPGTEVKAI, from the coding sequence ATGATGGAAAAGATGAAAATGCACTCTCCGAACCTGACCCAGGAAAACATTGCCCGTATCCGAGAGCTGTTTCCCGGCTGTGTGGCCGAGGCCCAGAGCGAAGACGGTAAGCCGAAGCTTGCGGTCGATTTCGACCAGCTGCGTCAGGAGTTGTCCGAATCCATCGTGGAAGGCCCACAGGAGCGTTACCACCTCAACTGGCCAGGGAAACGCGAGGCGCTACTTACCGCCAACGCGCCCATCGCCAGGACCCTGCGCCCCTGCCAGGAAGAGAGCGTGGATTTTGATGTCACGAAGAACCTGTTTATTGAGGGCGATAACCTGGAGGCCTTGAAGCTGCTCCAGGAGACCTACCTCGGCAAGGTCAAGATGATCTACATCGACCCACCGTACAATACGGGCAACGATTTTATCTATGAAGACGATTTTTCCGAGAACTCAGATGAGTTTCTTAAAAGATCAAATCAGAAGGATGAAGAAGGCAATCGGCTGATTGCGAACACTGAGGCCAATGGCCGATTCCATTCTGATTGGCTATCTATGATGTACCCACGGCTGAAACTGGCGCGAAATCTGTTGAGCGATGATGGCGTCATATTTATCAGTATTGATGATCATGAAGTACACAGCTTAATGCGCGTATGTTCTGAAATTTTTGGAGAAGAAAATTTCATTGCACAACTTGCTGTTCAGCTTAATCCTCGTGGACGTCACCTTGATAAATTTGTGGCAAAAACGCATGAATCTATTTTGATTTTTGTAAAAGACGCCATGAATGAAAATGCCATCTACGGCATTGAAAAGGAAGGTCGAATGGTTGACGAGTACAACCGAGAAGACGAAAGAGGAAAATACCGTCTGCTGGGTTTGAGAAATCGGAATCAATCATTTAATCCTACGACTCGTCCAAAGCTCTACTATCCTCTTTTTGTTAATCCTAATGATGGGAGTGTTTCTTTAATTCGGGATGACACATTCACTGATGAGGTTTGGCCTGACGCCCCAGATGGCACCAAGACGTGTTGGACGTGGGGAAAAGAAAAGGTGACGAATGAATCCATTCTGCTCACAGCTGAAAAGACGGCAGATGAGTGGCGAATATATCGCAAAGATTATCTCGTCGGGGCCGACGGAGAGCTTGCGAAAACCTTAGTGAAGTCGGTATGGATGACAAAGGAAATTACCAATGATCAAGGACGAAAGGTCATAAAAGATTTGTTCGGATCAGCGGTAATGGATTTTCCAAAATCTACCGAACTGCTAAAGACGCTTATTCAAATTGGAACTAATGGAAAGGATTTAGTTCTGGATTTCTTTGCTGGTTCCGCAACCACAGCACATGCTGTTATCAATCAAAATGCTGAAGACGGTGGGCATCGGAAGTTTATCATGGTCCAGTTGCCTGAACCCTGCGATGAGAAATCCTCAGCATACAAAGCGGGGTTCCAATCAATTGCTGAACTCAGTAAGGAGCGAATCCGCCGTGCTGGAAAAAAATCTATAGAAGGCGAATACCATGAAGGGTGGAACAAGGACATCGGCTTCCGTGTCCTCAAGGTCGATTCATCCAACATGGCCGACGTCTACTATAGGCCGGACGCCATCGAACAAGGTCAGCTGAAGATTTTCACCGACAACATCAAGTCGGATCGCAAGCCCGAAGACCTGCTCTTCCAGGTATTGCTGGACTGGGGCGTGGATCTTTCACTGCCCATCCGAAAAGAGACCGTCCAGGGTAAGACCGTCTTTTTCGTCAATGAGCCGCCCTACGATCTTGTCGCCTGCTTCGATACCGGCGTGAGTGAGGACCTCGTTAAGGAGCTGGCCCGGTTTGAACCGCTACGGGTTGTGTTCCGTGACACCGGTTTTGTCTCCGATGCCGTCAAGATCAACGTGGAGCAGATCTTCAAGCAGATGTCTCCGGGCACTGAAGTAAAGGCGATATAG